A segment of the Phoenix dactylifera cultivar Barhee BC4 chromosome 15, palm_55x_up_171113_PBpolish2nd_filt_p, whole genome shotgun sequence genome:
GAGAGGCTAAAAGGAAAACCCTTATCGGATTTCCTTTCTGATCTTTCGCTTGCTTTCCCACCTCTAGTTGCATCCACCCTGAACCACCTCCATTTGCCATTGAAATCCACCCATGGCTGACCGAGACAACCCACCTTGGGTCCACCTCCTCTCAAATAGGTACCTTGCCTCTCTTTAGTCTTTGCATGTGTGTGTTGTCCACAACTTCTGGACTTTCTCCATGCTAGATGCTGTGTTTGACTGTTGTTTTCATGTGTCATGCACATATCAAGCACCCGTACCTACATTGTATCTCGTTGACATGGGCATGTAGGGCAAATCTACAAAGTCTAAGTATCATGGATGAACACTAAACCATACTATTTTTAACATTTTGATAAAGTGAAAATCCActtgtttgaactttgaactGTTAAATTGTTAACAATAGCGTGTTTTGAGACCTTATAATTTATTACATCCAAACAATAACTTAGGCTTCTTCACTGTTATATAGAACCTAGATTCTTAATAAGTTTAACAGTAGAGGCTGCTACTGTGCTTAGACAATTGATAGTAAAAATTTGAACAACCAAAGATCATTGTTGATTTAAAGATAACGCTTGATTCTATGAGAAGTAGCTTGGTGTAATGGACATTAAGTTGGAAGCTGTGTACATGTAGTACGTTGAGATTTTCAAAAACATATGTGGATGATTCATTAGCAGCTTTGAAAAGATTAGTGATTTTTTAGCCAAGACTCATTGAACTCATGACTCTCTACATTCATTGAATATTAACTTGCTATTGATAGACAAAATAACATACCACACATATATTATTGGATGGCAAACTAACTTTATTAATAGCCTAAAAAGCTTTAACTCTAAACTGGAATTATTCATGAAATTGTGATAAGGGCATAAATATTAATAGAATATAACCAAAATATACAAATGTAGTTTTTGTGCAATGGGTTAGAACAAAGGTGCCAACCAAACTGGAAAAAGGATACCACAAATTGATCATTCCGATATCTCGTATTGTTTAAGGGATGGAATGGAAGAGAAAAGCATCATATCCAATAGAAACAAAGATGAGTGAATTAAGTTTAAATTGTTCTTTGACAGCTAATATAGCCAATGCATTTCTTGAGAACTTAAAGACAACTTTAGGATACAAAAAGCCAGCAACATTAGAAAGTTGAGCAAAGAgtccaagcaaaaaaaaaaggctaaatTTCCACATACTCAAACTACATAACCTAAAGTAAGGATTTCTACCTACCAAACAGCCTTCTAAATTATGGCTAGCTTGCTTCATGCTCAAGGCATACCGGAGAACTCTTTGGCTTGGAGGATTTATTTAGGTTGACAACTGGCTGAAAAAATCTGCTAATTCCTTTGTTGAGCCTTCTTGAATTGAATTCACATTTCATTGTAGGCTCATGTTGATGGGAAAAGAATTGGATGAGAAAAATAATTACATGGGTGGGAATATTTTTGGGGGGGAAAAATCAAAGGCCAACTGCACAATATTTGGTTGAATGCATGCATACTGGGAAATGGCAGGAAATTTACGAATCTGCTGCATCTGGAAGTAGCTTGTATAATATGACTCTAAGAGATCAGGAAAACCTGATGACATTTTGCATATTACAAGCACCACATGCGTCACTGGTAAATGGCCTTAATTCATTTTATGTGATAACCAAACCCCACGATAAGCAAAGCCTAATTTAGCTTCAAAATTCAATCTTTACCCTTTCGGTGATTCTCCAAGCACTTTTACCATTTATTCCACAACAAATAGGcaaatgcataaccatgataaGCATCAATAGGAAATCATATGGAGGAAAACATTATTCAATTTCAAATAGCAGATTGCAGCATTAATCCATGAAAGCTACCCTACATGCATGTTCGGAGCCAAAAGACCCAATGCCAAGTATGAGCCAACACCACacaaaccaaaaaaataatcgAAGACAAATATCAGCTCCGATGCATGCTTCATAGAAAGGAGTTAACGGTGGAAAGAGTTACAAGCCACAAAAAGGGGGAAAGAAAAGCTTTGGAAATCATCAGCAGAAACCCTAACAAGAACAACGATCAGACTTAGAAAACGAGAGAGGGAAGTAGGAGGGAGAGAAAGACCTGGAGTTCGTTCTCTTTGATGTAGGCCCATATCTGCTTGAGGGCTTGGGTGCGGGGGATCTCCTTGACGCCCAGCAGCGCCTGGAGCTCGGGGGAGACGGGCCGGGGCTTGGTGATACCCCTGGGCTGCCTCTTCTTCGGCGCCTCGGGCACTACCTCCGCCGTCGTGGTCCTGGACGCGGCCGCGGCGCGCAGCACCACCGTGGCCGGCCATCTACTCGACGGCAGCGCGGCGGAGGGCAGACGAGCCCGGCAGGGGAGAACACATGAAGCGGCCTCGCCGGTGATGAAGGCGGAGAAGCAGCTCATCGCCGCC
Coding sequences within it:
- the LOC103707776 gene encoding uncharacterized protein LOC103707776, which produces MAAMSCFSAFITGEAASCVLPCRARLPSAALPSSRWPATVVLRAAAASRTTTAEVVPEAPKKRQPRGITKPRPVSPELQALLGVKEIPRTQALKQIWAYIKENELQDPENKKVIVCDEKLKKIFGGRDRVGFLEISGLLNPHFLK